The following proteins are encoded in a genomic region of Tenebrio molitor chromosome 7, icTenMoli1.1, whole genome shotgun sequence:
- the LOC138135625 gene encoding organic cation transporter protein-like, whose amino-acid sequence MEKLHLDKILTSAGSWGQFQTRVYVPLCCVIIFSVFQTSYIFVARDTKYRCKINQCENEPDKYYQEWLQNAVPFNEDTPSRCLHYQSQNNDTCFDFFKNETRTCHEFIFEKNQTTIVQDFGITCDENLWKLTLAGTINAGGELVCLPLTGFLSDRFGRKFTIIIGTFLGTIAGLLRSLSPSYYFYLSFEFLDTALGSGIYSGAFILALEIVDTKRRSTANTIICLAYALGQVILGVAAWLCPSWRILLRILYAPGFLITLSLWYVPESIRWLVSKNKFEEAWEVLNSTSKQNGVHLERTVLDELSQLSKTRTQSKKENVVPFTKVLKSKKLLLRIILCSYTWICCNFTYYGLNIHSVALSDDIYINFILINLIEVPAYFLAQVTMDRFGRKKTLSFSFILGGAACICVNLLRTEYWLVIVMFLCGKFFITISYTTLYILATEMFPTKSRHFIFAICSMCGRLGSMTAPQVPLLGRLFKSLPLIIFSVMAFTSGVLAYWFPETLNSELPDEIDEAVNIDEERL is encoded by the exons aTGGAAAAGTTGCACCTGGACAAAATATTAACGTCGGCGGGGAGTTGGGGACAATTTCAAACACGTGTCTACGTTCCTCTTTGTTGTGTTATTATTTTCTCAGTTTTCCAAACGAGTTATATTTTCGTAGCACGAGATACGAAATACAG aTGCAAAATCAATCAATGCGAAAATGAACCGGACAAATATTACCAGGAATGGTTGCAAAATGCAGTTCCTTTTAACGAGGACACTCCGAGTCGATGTCTTCATTATCAGTCACAAAACAACGACACTTGCTTTGATTTCTTCAAAAATGAAACGCGCACATGCCACgagtttatttttgaaaaaaatcaaacaactATTGTACAGGAT TTTGGAATCACTTGCGATGAAAACTTGTGGAAACTGACTCTCGCCGGAACTATTAATGCAGGCGGCGAACTGGTGTGTCTTCCTCTGACCGGATTTTTATCAGATCG TTTCGGgagaaaatttacaataataattggtACATTCCTTGGTACTATTGCAGGACTGCTAAGGTCACTTTCACCatcatattatttttatctatcTTTTGAATTTCTTGATACCGCTCTAGGTTCAGGAATTTACAGCGGAGCATTCATTTTGG cACTAGAAATAGTGGACACGAAGAGACGTAGCACAGCCAACACTATTATCTGCCTTGCTTACGCTCTTGGGCAAGTAATTCTTGGTGTAGCAGCTTGGCTATGTCCTTCGTGGCGAATCCTTCTTCGTATCTTGTACGCACCTGGctttttaattactttgtcCTTATGGTACGTTCCCGAATCCATAAGATGGCTTGTTTCAAAAAACAAGTTTGAAGAAGCTTGGGAAGTTTTAAATTCTACGTCAAAACAGAACGGAGTTCATCTGGAGCGAACTGTTCTGGACGAATTGTCACAATTAAGTAAAACAAGAACCCAAAGTAAAAAAGAGAATGTAGTACCGTTCACCAAAGTGTTAAAATCAAAGAAGCTTCTCCTTCGAATTATTCTCTGTTCATACACTTGGATCTGTTGTAACTTTACTTATTATGGTTTAAACATACACTCTGTGGCCCTCTCTGACgacatttatattaatttcatcCTGATAAATTTGATTGAAGTTCCTGCGTATTTCTTGGCACAAGTCACCATGGATCGCTTTGGTCGCAAGAAAACACTGAGCTTTAGCTTCATTTTAGGTGGAGCGGCTTGCATTTGCGTAAATTTACTTCGCACAG AATACTGGCTAGTTATTGTGATGTTCCTCTGCGGAAAATTCTTCATCACGATCTCTTACACCACTCTTTATATTTTGGCAACAGAAATGTTTCCAACCAAATCGagacatttcatttttgcaatttgttcAATGTGTGGACGGTTAGGAAGCATGACAGCCCCTCAAGTTCCCCTACTG GGGAGATTGTTTAAATCCTTAccgttaattattttttccgtGATGGCATTCACAAGTGGTGTGTTAGCCTATTGGTTCCCCGAAACGTTGAATTCTGAACTTCCAGATGAAATCGATGAGGCTGTAAACATTGATGAAGAAAGACTCTGA
- the LOC138134930 gene encoding uncharacterized protein: MSPQYFGLFQLVIFLSVFPLCSFEKTLHRQKRFLYYPNGGTFKIVLGFAIPIKLGLRQSMACGWNIQFQYPEPKTTNDTRIYPSIVGASRKKRDSFPNDRSLAYAGFEAILDRNGLNGRACLLRSICENAMENLHHEANGLYGHLLHIALTPDYGDGKPDPELDPVYLEAKEAGEFGVDCASLYPDCHGDGLLDMISLLDE, encoded by the exons ATGTCGCCGCAGTATTTCGGTTTGTTCCAGTTGGTAATCTTTTTGTCGGTGTTTCCATTGTGCTCTttcgaaaaaactttacaCCGCCAGAAAAGGTTCCTCTATTATCCTAACGGAGGCACATTTAAG atCGTATTGGGTTTTGCAATCCCAATTAAATTGGGTCTGAGGCAATCCATGGCCTGCGGTTGGAATATTCAATTTCAATACCCCGAGCCCAAGACCACTAACGACACCAGAATTTATCCATCGATAGTTGGCGCATCGCGGAAAAAACGCGACAGTTTTCCGAACGACAGGTCCTTAGCTTACGCCGGCTTCGAGGCCATTCTTGACAG GAACGGCTTGAACGGACGTGCATGTCTTCTGCGGAGTATATGCGAGAACGCGATGGAGAACCTTCACCACGAAGCTAATGGATTGTACGGCCATCTCCTCCACATCGCTCTAAC ACCAGACTACGGTGACGGCAAGCCGGATCCGGAGCTGGATCCCGTTTACTTGGAGGCGAAGGAAGCGGGAGAGTTCGGGGTGGACTGCGCCTCCCTCTATCCAGACTGCCATGGAGATGGTCTCCTGGACATGATCTCCTTGTTGGACGAATAA
- the LOC138134929 gene encoding uncharacterized protein codes for MSARSRCSFSLLVLSYSIIDCISPSTSQHVTLSAKEDQQQSTTTVTNAFTLSDDNTTTPSWLAEALKDIAYYLRAHKFNEYDRRYEPDAKLARREYYKGFPRPPLRSLHWEVHKYCEQSLVECANYLRKRIRHAGMKRVDDTAVVIHEQQWDFANNSKQIEIVDNDCRKMKEVDDVQANPFEGPLERFQWRTTASYFLCLFTMRSDPALEHLSDRCDNFANCLDPDLGPNNEDHRADDAVPYACALHSFCPDPCCPMKHLTRPENCWNTPDNPCFEANPAGQRECVVNRSQNTDLTDIVLNRWNVSCTCARRGFEWSSFYGICVDVDECATGSHTCDPENEVCLNLPGEFKCACRWGHTYDSKTKKCTPSGALLHLILHTEETEEDNKNTTMWAKFLQLFASEKSSSRKFTSRTNLIIASCILPYFRSSFT; via the exons ATGTCAGCAAGGTCCCGGTGCAGCTTTTCCCTCCTCGTTCTGTCGTACAGCATTATCGATTGCATTTCGCCGTCGACAAGTCAACACGTAACACTATCGGCGAAAGAAGATCAGCAGCAATCAACGACAACGGTAACAAACGCATTTACTTTGAGCGACGACAATACCACCACGCCCTCGTGGCTGGCTGAGGCTCTCAAAGATATCGCTTATTACTTGCGAGCGCACAAATTCAATGAGTACGACCGGAGATACGAGCCCGATGCAAAGTTGGCTCGCAGGGAGTATTACAAGGGATTTCCCCGACCACCCTTGCGATCGCTACACTGGGAGGTGCACAAATACTGCGAACAATCTCTAGTCGAATGCGCGAACTACTTAAGAAAGAGAATAAGGCACGCCGGAATGAAAAGAGTTGACGATACGGCAGTTGTCATTCATGAACAACAATGGGACTTCGCGAACAACTCGAAACAAATAGAAATTGTCGATAACGACTGCAGGAAAATGAAAGAGGTAGACGACGTACAAGCCAATCCGTTCGAAG GTCCTTTGGAGAGGTTCCAGTGGCGCACCACTGCCAGCTACTTCCTGTGTTTGTTCACGATGCGCTCCGACCCCGCCTTGGAGCATCTCTCTGACAGATGCGACAATTTCGCCAATTGTCTGGACCCCGATCTGGGTCCGAATAACGAGGATCATCGCGCCGATGATGCAGTCCCTTACGCGTGTGCCCTTCACAGCTTCTGTCCGGATCCCTGCTGCCCCATGAAGCACCTGACTAGGCCGGAAAACTGCTGGAACACGCCAGATAACCCCTGCTTCGAAGCTAATCCTGCGGGTCAGCGAGAATGTGTCGTGAATCGTTCCCAGAATACGGACCTAAC CGACATCGTTCTGAACAGATGGAACGTGAGTTGTACGTGCGCTCGGAGGGGGTTCGAGTGGAGCTCCTTCTACGGGATATGCGTGGACGTCGATGAATGCGCCACGGGGAGTCATACCTGCGATCCAGAAAATGAAGTGTGTCTTAATTTACCTGGAGAATTCAAATGCGCCTGCAGATGGGGACACACCTACGACTCCAAAACGAAAAAATGTACACCGAGCGGGGCTCTCCTTCATCTCATCTTGCACACCGAAGAGACCGAAGAGGACAACAAGAACACGACAATGTGGGCGAAGTTTTTGCAATTATTCGCATCGGAGAAATCTTCAAGCAGGAAATTTACTTCGCGaactaatttaattattgcaTCTTGTATTTTACCCTATTTTCGTTCCTCATTTACTTAA
- the LOC138135046 gene encoding piercer of microtubule wall 1 protein yields the protein MDCGNSEGGHIAVLKTSDFYRTCKLPKRFEYPSWFYGYGIQRRPPEHPFYRTTSSDYGRYPPTIHTVPTSFFPNNQQFSKALAKTGMYRNYSLNTGLDSTPY from the exons ATGGATTGCGGGAATTCGGAAGGCGGCCACATAGCCGTCCTCAAAACCTCGGACTTTTACCGTACTTGCAAACTACCGAAAAGATTTGAATATCCTTCTTGGTTTTATGGATATGGGATTCAGCGGAGGCCGCCGGAACATCCTTTTTATAGGACCACTTCTAGCGATTACggaag GTATCCACCGACGATACACACAGTGCCCACGTCTTTCTTTCCTAATAATCAACAATTTAGCAAAGCCCTCGCTAAGACGGGAATGTACAGGAACTACTCGCTCAATACGGGCCTGGATTCGACGCCCTACTGA